A DNA window from Hoplias malabaricus isolate fHopMal1 chromosome 5, fHopMal1.hap1, whole genome shotgun sequence contains the following coding sequences:
- the ormdl2 gene encoding ORM1-like protein 2 — protein sequence MNVGVAHSEVNPNTRVMNSRGIWLTYLLLTIVLHIVLLSIPFFSVGLVWTLTNVIHNLAMYVFLHTVKGTPFETPDQGKARLLTHWEQMDYGIQFTSSRKFLTISPIVLYILASFYTKYDPTHFLINTGSLLTVLLPKLPQFHGVRLFGINKY from the exons ATGAATGTGGGCGTTGCTCACAGCGAGGTGAACCCCAACACCCGAGTCATGAATAGCAGAGGAATCTGGCTGACGTACCTGCTGCTCACCATCGTGTTACACATCGTCTTGCTGAGCATCCCTTTCTTCAGCGTGGGACTAGTGTGGACCTTAACAAATGTGATTCACAATCTG GCAATGTATGTGTTCCTTCACACAGTGAAGGGCACTCCGTTTGAGACACCTGACCAGGGTAAAGCTCGGTTGCTTACTCACTGGGAACAAATGGACTATGGTATCCAGTTCACGTCATCAAGAAAATTCCTCACCATTTCACCCATTGTGCT GTACATTCTTGCCAGCTTTTACACCAAATATGACCCAACTCATTTCCTAATCAACACAGGCTCCCTgctcactgtcctcctcccaAAGCTGCCTCAGTTCCATGGAGTGCGTCTGTTTGGGATCAATAAATACTGA